One window from the genome of Sebastes umbrosus isolate fSebUmb1 chromosome 12, fSebUmb1.pri, whole genome shotgun sequence encodes:
- the LOC119498837 gene encoding zinc finger protein ZFMSA12A-like, translated as MEGPLPLSSLRLLVPPLRVMTAVMWKVVRLRNIMHYGKVEEFVSLVTEAVPGILTDRQMRLLTLGLRAKMTLQMLSSEESEDLRGVKTRLNSLLPSSSKQVHPGNEALEANFVRLVQRLLEDPKGREHFLKNVFPVEYGPDFDTALETLVCEFFTRLEELLLIPDFKKTAVWISDTPSVLEEYMQCVSKADNLKVLLRSKAHRGKMAKMDTNVPSPSEQRLLSSLSLPLSMRETNTKDVESNTQTFQNQRESEGISPQDAGDIGVQDASWPSEEESNILDSSSAEQTGGKCSDSVPDVHVVEEYDDRASDTCRAPSTSTESPVLSSSMIGPVRQRVAHKCAQCGKCYIYRYLLVQHQRLHTGENPYKCSQCGKAFRRSSDMSSHRRTQCTKAAYVCFKCGNSFQSVQDKFRHKCVHSVQKFDCSQCGKSFKTMHLLGRHELTHTENTKNTKNTKNTKNTKNHILTCRQCGKVFPSMTELRFHQRIHPPDLSNQCKQCGKLFRSVACLTTHEWRHRQQKTQICARCGKAFKNKHDLDLHMRSHTGERPFQCTYCGKRFSVSGNLIVHTRIHTGEKPYVCSDCGKGFYSAGELQIHRRTHTGERPYKCTVCGKGFTTASTVTTHMRIHTGERPFICCICGKGFSCGGELKRHTTKHTGLRPHACQLCAKTYTCLRYLKRHLKTHSVVQTV; from the exons ATGG AGGGTCCTCTGCCCCTGTCCTCGCTGAGGCTCCTGGTTCCACCTCTGCGGGTGATGACGGCGGTGATGTGGAAGGTGGTTCGTCTCAGGAACATCATGCATTATGGGAAAGTGGAGGAGTTTGTGTCCTTGGTAACTGAAGCCGTCCCTGGCAtcttgacagacagacagatgagatTGCTCACTCTGGGCTTAAGAGCAAAG ATGACGTTACAAATGTTAAGTTCTGAAGAGTCAGAGGATCTCAGAGGTGTTAAAACACGTTTGAACAGCCTCCTGCCATCTAGCTCAAAACag GTTCATCCAGGAAATGAAGCTCTTGAAGCCAACTTTGTCAGGCTTGTTCAAAGACTCCTGGAGGACCCAAAAGGGAGAGAGCACTTCCTCAAG AATGTGTTTCCTGTGGAGTACGGGCCTGACTTTGATACGGCTCTGGAGACACTGGTTTGTGAGTTCTTCACCAGACTGGAAGAGTTGCTGCTCATACCAGACTTTAAGAAG aCTGCAGTGTGGATCAGTGATACACCCTCTGTGTTAGAGGAGTACATGCAGTGTGTATCCAAAGCAGATAACCTTAAAGTACTGCTCAGAAGCAAGGCCCACCGTGGTAAAATGGCTAAGATGGATACCAATG TGCCCTCTCCCTCAGAGCAGCGGCTCTTATCATCAttatctctccctctttcaatGCGAGAAACCAACACCAAAGATGTAGAAtctaacacacaaacatttcaaaaccaaagAGAATCTGAGGGGATTTCTCCCCAGGACGCAGGAGATATAGGGGTTCAGGATGCAAGTTGGCCATCTGAGGAGGAATCAAACATTCTGGACAGCAGCAGTGCAGAACAAACAGGAGGGAAATGCAGTGACAGCGTTCCTGATGTTCACGTTGTGGAGGAGTATGATGACAGAGCTTCAGACACCTGCCGAGCTCCCTCTACATCTACTGAGAGTCCTGTATTGTCCAGCTCCATGATTGGTCCTGTACGGCAGAGAGTTGCACACAAATGCGCTCAGTGTGGAAAGTGCTACATTTACCGCTATTTACTCGTGCAGCATCAGAGGCTGCACACTGGAGAAAACCCTTACAAGTGCTCTCAGTGCGGAAAGGCCTTTAGGAGGAGCTCTGACATGTCATCTCACAGGCGGACACAGTGCACAAAAGCAGCTTATGTTTGCTTCAAATGCGGGAATAGCTTTCAATCAGTGCAGGACAAATTTAGACACAAGTGTGTTCATAGTGTCCAAAAGTTTGACTGTTCTCAGTGCGGAAAAAGCTTTAAGACAATGCACTTGCTGGGTAGACATGAGCTAACTCACACCGAGAACACCAAGAACACCAAGAACACCAAGAACACCAAGAACACCAAGAACCATATCCTCACGTGCAGACAGTGTGGAAAAGTGTTCCCCAGTATGACTGAGCTGAGATTCCACCAGAGGATTCACCCTCCCGATTTGTCCAATCAGTGCAAGCAGTGTGGGAAACTGTTCCGCTCTGTTGCCTGTTTGACAACCCATGAGTGGCGTCACaggcaacagaaaacacagatcTGTGCGCGTTGTGGCAAAGCTTTCAAGAACAAACATGACCTGGATCTTCACATGCGCAGTCACACAGGCGAGAGGCCGTTTCAGTGCACATACTGTGGGAAACGTTTCTCTGTGTCAGGAAACCTGATTGTACACACAAGGatccacactggagagaaaccgtatgTGTGCTCTGACTGCGGCAAAGGTTTTTATTCAGCTGGCGAGCTGCAGATACACAGACGGACGCACACAGGGGAAAGGCCATACAAGTGCACTGTATGTGGGAAGGGGTTCACCACGGCGAGCACAGTGACGACTCATATGCGCATTCACACCGGAGAGCGCCCTTTCATCTGTTGTATATGTGGGAAAGGTTTTTCATGTGGCGGCGAATTGAAAAGACATACCACAAAGCATACAGGGTTGCGACCCCACGCTTGTCAGCTGTGTGCAAAGACTTACACATGCCTCAGATACCTAAAGAGACACTTGAAAACTCACAGTGTAGTGCAGACTGTCTAA